In Leisingera sp. NJS204, the DNA window ACTCGCAGCGCACCAAAGGGCCTGCGCAGCGCGGCTCCAGCCAGTGAGATTGTGGAGGCCGGGCGGCGCAACCCGTTCAGCGTTGCCAGCACGCCCTGTTCGCCGTTCCTGTAGGAAATCCGGATATTGAAGGCGTGGTCCGTCATCCCGAAGTGGAACTGGTAGCTGCCGGCGACCTGCTGAAATGGAGACACATGCATCAGCTTTTCAGCCTCGATCACCTCATCCTGGCGGATAGGCCGATAATCCGGGTGCGCTGCAAAGTAACAATGGCGATGGCCGAAGGTGTTGTTTACTTCAGCAATGAAGGCTCTTGGCGTTCCGTCCCTGACAGCGATCCAGAAGCTTACCGGGTTAAAGTGGAACCACAGAAAGCTCGGCTGGGTCAGTAGCAACAGTTGTGCATCTTCAACTGGAAAGCTGCGCTGCTGCAATTGATCTCGGAACCAGGCAACTCCGCTGCCTGCCCCGCGCGGGCCGCCATGGTGGCGGTCAAAGATAGAAAACAGATTGAACCGATTGCGTGACAGCAAGGGCGGTGCTCCTTCGGTCAAATCGGTCAGAATATAGTCCACTCCGTACCGAAACGCATTTTTTAGGCCACCGCTGCGGGCGTGATAGGTCTGGGCGGGCACATGCTC includes these proteins:
- a CDS encoding DUF1365 domain-containing protein yields the protein MIEHVPAQTYHARSGGLKNAFRYGVDYILTDLTEGAPPLLSRNRFNLFSIFDRHHGGPRGAGSGVAWFRDQLQQRSFPVEDAQLLLLTQPSFLWFHFNPVSFWIAVRDGTPRAFIAEVNNTFGHRHCYFAAHPDYRPIRQDEVIEAEKLMHVSPFQQVAGSYQFHFGMTDHAFNIRISYRNGEQGVLATLNGLRRPASTISLAGAALRRPFGALRVVALIYWQALKLWAKRAPFLRKSAPPEPLISDSSTYSGRKA